The region CATCCTCAAAAACGACATGATCTCGCGTGAATATGACACCTGCGTTAGCGAAGGGAACACCAGATGGTATCGTTAAGCCGTCAACAGATTTGAATGGGAAAAGGAGTGTTTGCTTTGACGGCAACGGTATTTGAGGCTGAGGGCTTATCCAAGGAGTACCCTACAGGAGCGGCGCTGGATCAGCTCTGCATGAGAATTGAGGCGGGGGATGTATACGGTTTCGTGGGGGAGAACGGGGCAGGCAAAACAACGCTGATGAGAATCATCGGCGGTCTGGTGCATCCGACAGCCGGAAGGATGGCCTTATTCGGAGAGCAGAGCAAGGAGAAACAGATTGCGGCCCGACGCCGGATCGGCTTCCTGATTGAACGGCCTTCGCTCTATCCGCATATGAATGCTATGGAGAATCTGGGCTTTTACTGCCGGATCTTCGGCATCAGGGACAAGGGCAGAAGTGCTGAAGTGCTGAAGCTTGTAGGTCTGGATGAGGCGGGACCGAAGAAGGCGGGCGAGTATTCGCTTGGCATGCGCCAGCGGCTGGGAATTGCCGTGGCCCTCCTGAACCGGCCGGAGTTCCTGGTGCTGGATGAGCCGGTGAATGGACTCGACCCTGCGGGAATTGTGGAGGTCAGGCATATCCTGGAGCAACTGTCCAGGGAACAAGGCGTGACTCTGCTGATCTCCAGCCATATTCTGAGTGAGCTGCAGCTGCTGGCCGGTAAATACGGCTTCATTCATCAAGGCCGGCTGATTCAGGAGATTTCGGCTGCTGAACTGCAGCGGTCTGCGCAGGTGATGATCTGTATTACCACATCTTCTCCGGCAGCAGCTGTAGCTGAAATGCTGAAGCAGGAGCTTGGCCGCGGGGATATCCGGGTTAAGCAGACCGGAGAGATCGAGCTTCCCAGAAGCGGGGTGGATCTGGAGCGACTGATGTCTCTACTCGTGCAGCGGGAGATTCCGGTTGACGGCTTTCAGCTGACGGCGCCCAATCTGGAGCAGTATTATATGGATTTGATCGGGGGCGGCGGAAGATGAGGAACTTCTGGCAGGCTGAAATCTATTATTTGCGTAAGGATCTGGCCTTCAAAAGCGT is a window of Paenibacillus sp. FSL H3-0469 DNA encoding:
- a CDS encoding ATP-binding cassette domain-containing protein, whose product is MTATVFEAEGLSKEYPTGAALDQLCMRIEAGDVYGFVGENGAGKTTLMRIIGGLVHPTAGRMALFGEQSKEKQIAARRRIGFLIERPSLYPHMNAMENLGFYCRIFGIRDKGRSAEVLKLVGLDEAGPKKAGEYSLGMRQRLGIAVALLNRPEFLVLDEPVNGLDPAGIVEVRHILEQLSREQGVTLLISSHILSELQLLAGKYGFIHQGRLIQEISAAELQRSAQVMICITTSSPAAAVAEMLKQELGRGDIRVKQTGEIELPRSGVDLERLMSLLVQREIPVDGFQLTAPNLEQYYMDLIGGGGR